Proteins from one Primulina huaijiensis isolate GDHJ02 chromosome 18, ASM1229523v2, whole genome shotgun sequence genomic window:
- the LOC140964616 gene encoding zinc finger BED domain-containing protein DAYSLEEPER-like, with protein sequence MGHGVGLGSNFSDPSGYGTGHGFYNTRPIYVDINDKFDKYWDNCHIMMGVATVVDPRYKMKLVEFYFSLIYDEISQSKIDEVRQNCCDLLVYYQSKTKKSLENSGGSGIDGTSSVSNIDASDINILDMYDKFVASSSSQAASKSLTELDMYLEEIVLPRTQHFDILSWWKTNEVKYPNLQKMTKDVLDIHVSTVASESTFAIVEE encoded by the coding sequence ATGGGTCATGGAGTGGGTCTCGGGTCTAATTTTTCAGATCCATCTGGGTATGGGACGGGTCATGGGTTCTATAATACCCGccccatatatgtggatataaatgataaatttgataaatattgggATAATTGTCATATTATGATGGGGGTTGCTACTGTAGTGGATCCTAGATATAAGATGAAGcttgttgaattttatttttccctAATTTATGATGAAATATCACAATCTAAAATTGATGAAGTTCGACAAAATTGTTGTGATTTATTGGTATATTACCAATCCAAGACAAAAAAATCATTGGAAAATAGTGGTGGTTCAGGGATTGATGGGACTTCGTCTGTTTCTAATATTGATGCatctgatattaatattttagatatgtATGATAAATTTGTGGCTTCAAGTTCAAGCCAAGCTGCGTCAAAATCCCTAACCGAGTTGGATATGTATTTGGAAGAAATTGTGTTGCCACGAACTCAACATTTTGATATTCTTAGTTGGTGGAAGACGAATGAGGTCAAATATCCAAATTTACAGAAAATGACAAAGGATGTTTTAGATATTCATGTGTCAACTGTTGCATCTGAATCTACTTTTGCAATAGTGGAAGAATAG
- the LOC140964834 gene encoding probable LRR receptor-like serine/threonine-protein kinase RFK1: MVFGNSVAVSCVFALCCFGLLKLSESQVPKDEVDALQQIANELGATFWRFNADLCEVEMVGISQTAPSGSDGYVDCDCSFANNTVCHVIRIVIKSFNLPGTLPPSILKLPYLQDVDFAYNLLTGTIPKEWALTRLNFISVLVNRLSGEIPKLLGNITSLTYLNLEANQFSGTIPSELGSLINLNTLMLSSNQLTGQLPMSFSRLINFNDFRINDLNLSGRIPDFIHNWRLLTKLEMQASGLEGPIPFNISYLNALTDLRISDLKGPPQEFPLLRSSTRLETLVLRNCNITAEIPAYVWKLRLLLMLDVSFNKLMGGIPNNIARNLKFVFLTGNMLSGNIPGTILKDGGNIDLSYNNFTLQGPDDPACQQNTNRVVNLFKGSSTVNTPGRILPCTKDLFCPSYRCSLYVNCGGEDLTINEGKRKVTYEGDVGGDSAKYLSANYWGFTSTGDFMDEPTYQNSRFIKDTSVSNLSDLYVTARLSPLSMTYFHYCLENGSYNVTLHFAEILFTNDDTYNSLGRRMFNIYIQGKLVRENFNIEDEAHGARRPVTRDFNATVEDGTLEIRFYWASKGTIRIPNRGDYGPLVSAISVNPNFKVCSYGKQKNVTAYVVAAVLSVCVILAILGILWWKGYLTSRRQSGIDLKGLELQTIAFTLKQIRTATNNFDAANKIGEGGFGPVYKGLLSDGTVIAVKQLSSRSRQGNREFLNEIGMISCLQHPNLVKLYGCCIEGDQLLVVYEYMENNSLAQVLFGSKESQLMLNWPTRFSICIGIARGLAFLHDESRLKIVHRDIKATNVLLDKDLNPKISDFGLARLNEDENTHISTKVAGTIGYMAPEYALWGYLTDKADVYSFGVVILEIVSGKSNNNYMPSHNFVCLLDWANHLQKNKNIEELVDSSLDSEANKEEMERVVKIALLCTNSTPSIRPTMSEVVQMLEGKMAIPDLLPEGSTYTNDVRFKAIKDFNHERRSQSSGKIQNQNSTIIRTDASFASSSSSVYETNSDTPLHQ, from the exons ATGGTGTTTGGGAACTCTGTCGCtgtttcttgtgtttttgcACTTTGTTGTTTCGGGCTACTGAAATTATCTGAGTCACAGGTGCCAAAAGACGAAG TGGATGCCCTACAACAAATCGCCAATGAACTTGGCGCAACATTTTGGAGATTCAATGCTGATTTATGTGAAGTTGAGATGGTTGGAATTTCACAAACTGCTCCCAGTGGCTCCGACGGTTATGTTGATTGTGATTGCAGTTTTGCCAACAACACTGTCTGCCATGTCATAAGAAT TGTCATCAAGAGCTTCAATCTTCCGGGGACTCTTCCGCCTTCTATTTTGAAGCTTCCCTACCTCCAAGATGT TGATTTTGCCTACAATCTCCTTACTGGAACAATTCCAAAAGAATGGGCTTTAACACGATTGAACTTTAT ATCTGTTCTTGTGAACCGCTTATCAGGGGAAATTCCTAAGTTGTTGGGAAACATTACAAGCCTCACTTACCT GAACCTTGAAGCTAACCAATTTTCTGGGACTATCCCTTCTGAGCTTGGGAGTCTGATTAATTTGAATACTCT GATGTTGTCCTCCAACCAACTAACAGGGCAGTTACCAATGTCTTTTTCAAGATTAATTAACTTTAACGATTT TAGGATAAATGATCTCAACTTAAGTGGGAGAATTCCTGACTTCATTCACAACTGGAGACTTCTTACCAAATT AGAAATGCAAGCTAGTGGACTGGAAGGGCCTATCCCCTTTAACATATCTTATCTGAATGCATTAACTGACCT GAGAATTAGTGATTTAAAAGGGCCGCCTCAGGAATTTCCATTGTTACGGAGCTCTACACGCTTGGAAACATT GGTATTGAGAAATTGTAACATTACCGCCGAGATTCCTGCATATGTCTGGAAACTCAGACTTCTGCTAATGTT GGATGTCAGTTTCAATAAGCTAATGGGAGGGATTCCAAATAACATTGCCAGAAATCTGAAATTTGT TTTTTTGACTGGCAACATGCTGAGTGGAAATATACCTGGAACAATCTTGAAGGATGGAGGAAACAT TGACCTGTCTTACAACAACTTTACTTTGCAAGGCCCCGATGATCCCGCTTGTCAGCAAAACAC GAATCGAGTGGTTAACTTGTTCAAAGGCTCATCGACAGTGAATACACC AGGACGAATCCTTCCATGTACCAAGGATTTATTCTGTCCTAGTT ATAGGTGCTCTTTATATGTTAATTGTGGTGGGGAAGATTTAACCATCAACGAAGGCAAAAGAAAAGTTACTTATGAAGGAGACGTAGGAGGTGATTCCGCAAAATATTTAAGTGCTAACTATTGGGGCTTTACTAGCACTGGAGATTTCATGGATGAACCTACTTATCAAAATTCACGTTTTATCAAAGACACGTCGGTTTCAAATCTGTCTGACTTGTATGTCACAGCACGCCTTAGCCCTCTTTCGATGACATATTTTCATTACTGCCTGGAAAATGGGAGTTACAATGTGACCCTGCACTTTGCTGAAATTCTTTTCACAAATGATGATACATATAACAGTCTTGGCAGGCGGATGTTCAATATATACATCCAG GGAAAACTAGTTAGGGAAAATTTTAACATCGAAGATGAGGCTCATGGAGCTCGAAGGCCCGTCACTAGAGATTTTAATGCCACAGTGGAAGATGGTACGTTGGAGATTAGATTTTACTGGGCAAGCAAAGGGACTATACGTATTCCTAACAGAGGAGATTATGGTCCACTTGTATCAGCTATTTCGGTCAATCCTA ATTTCAAAGTTTGTTCATATGGTAAACAAAAGAATGTTACTGCTTACGTTGTTGCTGCAGTACTTTCAGTCTGTGTTATATTGGCAATTTTAGGCATCCTTTGGTGGAAAGGTTATCTAACAAGCAGGAGACAATCAGGGATTG ATTTGAAAGGTCTAGAATTGCAAACTATTGCTTTTACGCTGAAACAAATTAGAACTGCTACCAACAACTTCGATGCTGCAAACAAGATTGGAGAAGGTGGTTTTGGTCCTGTGTACAAG GGTCTACTATCCGATGGGACTGTAATTGCTGTGAAGCAGCTCTCCTCTAGATCAAGACAAGGAAACCGTGAATTTTTGAATGAGATTGGCATGATTTCTTGTTTACAACATCCGAATCTTGTTAAGTTGTATGGATGCTGTATTGAAGGAGATCAATTGCTGGTGGTATACGAGTACATGGAAAACAACAGCCTCGCCCAAGTTCTGTTTG GGTCAAAGGAAAGTCAGTTGATGCTGAACTGGCCAACTCGGTTTTCGATCTGTATTGGAATTGCTAGAGGATTAGCTTTTCTTCACGATGAATCAAGACTGAAAATTGTTCACCGAGACATTAAAGCTACAAATGTGCTTCTAGATAAAGATCTAAATCCGAAAATCTCAGATTTCGGGTTGGCTAGGCTTAATGAAGATGAGAATACACATATAAGCACCAAAGTTGCTGGAACAAT AGGATACATGGCACCTGAATATGCGTTATGGGGTTATCTGACAGACAAAGCCGATGTTTACAGCTTTGGAGTTGTCATCTTGGAAATAGTCAGTGGCAAAAGCAACAACAATTACATGCCCAGTCATAACTTCGTTTGCCTTCTAGACTGG GCTAATCACTTACAAAAGAACAAAAACATTGAAGAACTAGTGGACTCGAGCCTGGATTCTGAAGCAAACAAAGAGGAAATGGAAAGGGTGGTGAAAATAGCACTCCTGTGCACAAATTCCACACCATCTATCAGGCCTACAATGTCTGAGGTTGTCCAAATGCTTGAAGGTAAAATGGCCATTCCAGATTTGCTACCAGAAGGAAGCACATATACCAACGATGTCCGGTTTAAAGCCATTAAAGACTTCAACCATGAGAGGCGAAGCCAAAGTTCTGGTAAAATCCAAAATCAGAATTCAACTATTATACGAACAGATGCAAGTTTCGCTTCTTCTAGCTCTAGTGTCTATGAAACCAATAGCGATACCCCATTACATCAATGA
- the LOC140964387 gene encoding protein STICHEL-like 4, giving the protein MTRAVRDRILKDVNDNISDHLRNHIHLTNCIHLKNHMHKNSPILTDRALMRDLVVLQRSKSLRDPSASPPSWHSPSVFDARHKRGEKDVLANSRRSVGSERPKDSGRMSGSSPPVVTQPMPKAVSGQVNRHIEGPTTLVSNRSVKDGIHEQRRVKRGESSRKSWGNDTMFWHDDGPQHGNSLVPGGVSGNSELRDKAVKKKHGHRQDRHLETLSDQLKNITDECDDAASSRNIDNVRQNQVGKISEEAGASIRSHGNSLNRAKRRRFRGARRNQSYIAARETETQNEMSVASNSFAQGRAPQKYYGEEGAQEHDDQNVAGIHRNGCSIPWNWSSIHHRGKSFLDMAGRSLSCGLSDTRLKKGGFIPQGRDIPDMPVISEHSSSSTKSEGEALPLLLDAPGSHGSIDRAPWHHDYSGELGFFADNLLKQEIDSDLASEGRSHEQHKFRRQHNDMHQNLTQKYMPRTFKDLVGQNLVVQALSNSIAKRKIGFLYVFYGPHGTGKTSCARIFARALNCQSLEHSKPCGFCNSCAERNTGKSQNIKEIGPVSNIDFQGIIEVLDNMVASQHQSQYRVIIFNECDTLSSDCWSAILKVIDRSPRRVVFILVCSSFDVLPHIIISRCQKFFFPKLKDADIMYTLQWIATKEEIEIDKDALKLIASRSDGSLRDAEMTLEQLSLLGQRISLCLVQELVGLISDEKLVYLLDLALSADTVSTVKNLREIMESGVEPLALMSQLATVITDILAGNYDFHKRRPKRKFFRRQILTKEDMEKLRQALKTLSEAEKQLRVSNDKMTWLTAALLQLAPDQQYMVPSSSADTSINHSPLLLNTDYLKERPRKSKAEMPAVRSGSSGDVYQSVKGVSMNVKGHIGTGMVSQQMDTASNDKNNINKVQVQGKFHRELEEIWLEVLEKIPISGLKEFMYQEGKLISLSYDAAPTVQLLFNSQLTLSKFEKFSPHILQAFESVLESPVNIEIRYDTRKDIGAVPILLQASQAPPHLDLDPILLTSNGSNSANHSDTKRHQDRVASSARLGRNEIVEIEPFPGKYNGVQHSDEKADLGRQKSESAIAGATSQKTSANTSFPGQRNLGDRNQSLSLVRSRLSLARVMRHTEACSQQNGWSKHKAVSIAEKLEQENLRLEPRSRRFLCWSPTVSRRKLSRLRIRTRKPHTFLKFISCGRFLTSRSRR; this is encoded by the exons ATGACCAGGGCTGTTCGTGACCGGATACTCAAGGATGTGAATGATAATATTAGCGACCATCTACGCAATCACATTCATCTAACAAATTGCATTCATTTGAAGAATCACATGCATAAGAATAGTCCCATCTTGACTGATAGGGCCCTTATGCGGGACCTTGTTGTGCTTCAGAGGTCAAAGTCTTTAAGAGATCCTTCTGCGAGTCCTCCTTCATGGCACTCTCCTTCTGTATTTGATGCACGCCACAAAAGAGGGGAAAAGGATGTCTTGGCCAATTCAAGACGGTCCGTTGGCAGTGAGCGGCCTAAAGATAGTGGAAGAATGTCCGGTAGCTCCCCTCCAGTTGTTACTCAGCCAATGCCAAAAGCAGTTTCTGGCCAGGTTAACAGGCATATTGAGGGACCAACCACACTTGTGAGCAACCGTAGTGTCAAGGATGGGATTCATGAACAAAGAAGAGTCAAGAGAGGAGAATCAAGTAGAAAGTCTTGGGGAAATGATACAATGTTTTGGCATGATGATGGTCCACAACATGGAAATAGTTTGGTCCCTGGTGGTGTTTCTGGAAACTCTGAATTGCGAGACAAGGCTGTCAAAAAGAAACACGGCCACAGACAAGATAGACACCTCGAGACCCTTTCTGAccagttaaaaaatattacagaTGAATGCGATGATGCAGCTTCGTCTCGAAATATTGACAATGTAAGGCAGAACCAGGTTGGAAAAATATCTGAAGAAGCAGGAGCAAGCATTCGCAGTCATGGTAATAGTCTGAATAGGGCAAAAAGACGCAGGTTTCGAGGGGCAAGAAGAAACCAGTCTTACATTGCTGCCCGAGAAACTGAGACTCAAAATGAAATGTCTGTGGCCTCTAATTCATTTGCTCAAGGCAGAGCTCCCCAGAAATATTATGGGGAAGAGGGAGCACAAGAGCACGATGATCAAAATGTTGCTGGCATTCATAGGAATGGGTGTAGCATTCCTTGGAACTGGTCAAGCATTCACCACAGAGGGAAATCATTTCTTGACATGGCTGGCCGGAGCCTTTCTTGCGGGTTATCTGATACAAGGTTAAAGAAAGGTGGTTTTATTCCCCAAGGAAGAGATATCCCAGACATGCCCGTCATATCAGAGCATTCAAGTTCGTCTACAAAATCTGAGGGGGAAGCATTGCCTCTGCTGCTTGATGCACCTGGATCTCACGGAAGCATCGATCGTGCTCCTTGGCATCATGATTACTCAGGAGAGTTGGGCTTTTTTGCAGACAATCTGCTTAAGCAGGAGATCGACTCTGATCTTGCATCAGAAGGTAGATCTCATGAGCAACATAAATTTCGAAGGCAACACAATGATATGCATCAAAATCTCACTCAAAAATACATGCCAAGAACATTCAAAGATCTGGTTGGTCAGAACCTGGTGGTGCAGGCTCTTTCAAATTCTATTGCAAAAAGAAAGATTGGTTTTCTCTATGTGTTTTATGGTCCCCATGGAACTGGTAAAACCTCCTGTGCGCGTATATTTGCTAGAGCTTTAAATTGCCAGTCTTTAGAGCATTCAAAACCTTGTGGATTTTGCAATTCTTGTGCTGAACGTAATACTGGAAAAAGTCAAAATATTAAGGAAATTGGCCCGGTTAGTAATATTGACTTTCAAGGCATTATAGAAGTTCTTGACAATATGGTTGCTTCGCAGCATCAATCTCAATACAGAGTCATCATATTCAACGAATGTGATACTTTGTCTTCTGATTGTTGGAGTGCAATATTGAAGGTCATTGATCGATCCCCTAGGCGTGTCGTTTTCATCCTTGTTTGCTCAAGTTTTGATGTGTTGCCTCATATAATAATATCCAGGTgccagaaattttttttcccaaagttGAAGGATGCAGACATAATGTATACTCTACAATGGATAGCAACCAAAGAAGAGATAGAAATTGATAAGGATGCTCTGAAGCTTATCGCATCAAGGTCAGATGGATCTTTGAGGGATGCTGAGATGACTTTGGAGCAATTAAGTTTGCTTGGACAAAGAATTTCTCTTTGCCTGGTACAAGAACTG GTTGGACTTATTTCAGATGAGAAGTTGGTATATCTACTTGATTTGGCACTATCTGCAGACACTGTCAGTACAGTGAAAAATCTTAGAGAGATTATGGAATCTGGTGTAGAGCCATTGGCATTAATGTCACAGCTTGCTACAGTCATAACTGATATTCTTGCTGGAAactatgattttcataaacgaAGACCTAAAAGAAAGTTTTTTCGGCGACAAATAT TGACCAAAGAAGACATGGAAAAATTGCGTCAAGCCCTGAAAACATTGTCTGAAGCAGAAAAACAGTTGAGGGTATCAAATGACAAGATGACTTGGCTGACTGCTGCATTGCTGCAACTGGCTCCTGATCAACAGTACATGGTACCAAGTTCCTCCGCAGATACCAGTATTAATCACAGTCCCCTACTCTTGAATACTGATTATTTAAAAGAGAGACCAAGGAAAAGCAAAGCTGAAATGCCAGCTGTTCGATCTGGAAGTTCAGGGGATGTTTATCAAAGTGTCAAGGGTGTTAGTATGAATGTGAAGGGCCATATCGGAACTGGGATGGTTTCACAACAGATGGACACCGCCTccaatgataaaaataatataaacaagGTTCAAGTACAAGGTAAGTTTCATCGTGAACTCGAAGAAATTTGGTTGGAAGTGCTTGAAAAGATCCCAATTAGTGGCTTAAAAGAGTTCATGTATCAGGAGGGAAAGCTGATCTCTCTTAGTTATGATGCAG CTCCGACTGTGCAATTGCTGTTTAATTCACAGCTGACATTATCCAAGTTCGAAAAATTTAGTCCGCACATCTTACAAGCATTTGAGTCAGTCCTTGAATCTCCTGTGAACATAGAGATCAGATACGACACAAGAAAAGATATTGGCGCTGTGCCAATTCTATTACAAGCATCTCAGGCTCCACCCCATTTAGATTTGGACCCCATTCTTCTCACTAGTAATGGAAGTAATTCGGCAAATCATAGTGATACCAAAAGGCACCAAGATAGAGTTGCTTCTTCTGCTAGATTGGGTAGGAATGAAATTGTTGAAATCGAACCTTTTCCTGGAAAGTATAATGGAGTTCAACACAGTGATGAAAAGGCAGACTTAGGCAGGCAAAAAAGTGAGAGTGCGATAGCTGGAGCAACATCACAGAAGACGTCTGCTAATACTTCATTTCCAGgtcaaagaaatttgggagatAGAAATCAGAGTCTTAGCCTTGTCAGAAGCCGGTTATCTCTTGCCCGTGTAATGCGGCACACAGAGGCTTGTTCGCAACAAAATGGATGGTCAAAGCACAAGGCAGTTTCCATTGCTGAAAAGCTTGAACAAGAAAATCT GAGATTAGAACCAAGATCAAGGAGATTCCTATGCTGGAGTCCAACAGTTTCACGTCGAAAG CTTTCAAGATTGAGAATCAGAACAAGGAAGCCACATACATTTCTAAAATTTATCTCCTGCGGAAGGTTTCTCACCAGTAGGTCTCGAAGGTAA
- the LOC140964667 gene encoding U-box domain-containing protein 17-like yields MASAAMFSSLRRRTLPSMDAFLAPGDLSDASVIKDLRAICTELVSSFSGDCGFTPFFHGRNTRSLIRKVQDISVLLDAFDDVRFSKVSFTVFLCFKELYLLLYRAKILIDIVRGSSKLWLLLQNHSISGHFHDLNLDISTLLDIFPLSDTNLSEDVKELVVLLREQTRNSKLSINKHDDLLRLKFYYFLNEFENGRVPGKNELSAFLVEKLSICDVKSCRVEIEFLEEQIVNHDGDVEPTTSVLNGFVALIRYCRFLLFRFEDEEGELGNWKRKKPKKGIITQKIADTFIATPKDFCCPISLDLMKDPVIVSTGQTYDRASIMRWMGEGHSTCPKTGQMLLHTRLVPNRALRNFIMQWCLANGIPYDLPENADYFSENAVFASPSKAALEATKATTRLLIEQLSNGRARSKTVAAREIRLLAKRGRENRACIAEAGAMPLLKMLLSSSDALAQENAVTAMLNLSICDKNKSIIMDVEGCLGDIVGVLKYGTTTEARENAAATLLSLSAVHNYKKQIAQEDGAIKALAGLLKEGTARGKKDAVTALFNLATHVENCARMIESGTVTALVDALGCDGVSEEAAGALVLIVRQPIGAEAVGNEENAVPGLIGMMRFGTPKGKENAVATLLELCRSGGSATTEKVVKAPALVGLLQSLLFTGTKRARRKAASLARVFQRSENASFHFGGLGVGYAFAGNSAAQDTNFAGDATIAVSISVPVL; encoded by the coding sequence aTGGCTTCAGCGGCTATGTTTTCGTCTTTGAGGAGGCGGACGTTGCCGTCTATGGACGCGTTTCTGGCGCCAGGGGATCTATCAGATGCCTCTGTTATAAAGGATTTACGCGCTATTTGTACAGAGCTGGTCTCATCGTTTTCAGGTGACTGTGGCTTTACGCCATTTTTCCATGGCAGGAATACTAGATCTTTGATTCGGAAAGTTCAGGATATTTCCGTTCTCTTGGATGCTTTTGATGATGTGAGATTCTCGAAAGTGTCTTTCACCGTGTTTTTATGCTTCAAGGAGTTGTACCTCCTGCTTTATAGAGCGAAAATTTTGATTGATATCGTAAGAGGGTCCAGTAAGTTATGGCTGTTGCTTCAAAACCACTCAATTTCTGGCCATTTCCATGATTTGAACCTGGATATTTCCACCCTTTTGGATATTTTCCCTTTAAGTGACACTAACTTGTCTGAAGATGTTAAAGAACTGGTTGTATTGTTGAGAGAACAAACAAGGAATTCAAAATTGTCCATTAACAAGCATGACGATTTGTTGAGGTTGAAGTTTTATTATTTCTTAAATGAATTTGAGAATGGAAGGGTTCCTGGGAAGAATGAATTGTCCGCATTTCTCGTGGAAAAGTTGAGTATTTGCGACGTGAAAAGTTGTAGAGTCGAGATTGAGTTCTTAGAGGAGCAGATTGTGAATCATGATGGGGATGTTGAACCAACAACATCGGTTCTTAATGGATTTGTGGCTTTAATACGGTACTGTAGGTTCTTGCTGTTTCGATTTGAGGATGAAGAAGGCGAATTAGGAAACTGGAAGCGTAAGAAGCCAAAGAAGGGGATAATCACTCAGAAGATTGCTGATACTTTTATTGCCACCCCCAAGGATTTTTGTTGCCCAATATCACTGGATTTGATGAAGGATCCTGTCATAGTATCAACAGGGCAGACTTACGATCGTGCATCAATTATGAGATGGATGGGGGAGGGTCATAGTACTTGCCCAAAGACGGGGCAGATGCTCCTCCATACTCGTTTGGTGCCAAATCGGGCTTTGAGAAATTTTATTATGCAATGGTGTTTAGCTAATGGGATTCCATACGATCTACCCGAAAATGCAGATTATTTTTCCGAAAATGCAGTGTTTGCCTCACCAAGCAAGGCAGCACTTGAAGCCACTAAAGCCACAACACGTCTGCTTATTGAACAGCTATCAAATGGTAGAGCGAGATCGAAGACTGTGGCTGCCAGGGAGATTAGATTGTTAGCCAAAAGAGGAAGGGAGAATCGGGCTTGCATTGCTGAGGCTGGTGCTATGCCGCTTTTAAAAATGCTTCTTTCCTCTTCAGATGCCTTAGCACAGGAGAATGCAGTGACTGCAATGTTGAATTTGTCTATTTGCGATAAGAATAAAAGCATAATCATGGATGTAGAAGGGTGTTTAGGCGATATTGTTGGAGTTCTAAAATATGGGACCACAACTGAGGCCAGGGAAAATGCTGCGGCGACGTTGTTGAGTCTTTCTGCTGTTCACAACTATAAGAAACAGATAGCTCAAGAAGATGGAGCGATCAAAGCTTTGGCAGGACTGTTGAAAGAGGGGACAGCTAGAGGTAAAAAAGATGCTGTGACAGCATTGTTTAATTTAGCAACCCACGTCGAGAATTGTGCTAGAATGATAGAGTCAGGGACTGTAACAGCACTAGTTGATGCTCTAGGATGTGACGGCGTGTCTGAAGAAGCTGCAGGTGCATTAGTCCTGATTGTACGCCAGCCAATAGGTGCTGAAGCAGTCGGAAATGAGGAAAATGCAGTTCCTGGTCTGATTGGAATGATGCGTTTTGGCACTCCGAAGGGGAAAGAAAACGCTGTAGCGACTTTGCTTGAATTATGTAGAAGTGGTGGGTCAGCCACCACAGAGAAGGTGGTGAAGGCTCCAGCATTGGTTGGCTTACTGCAGAGTTTGCTCTTTACAGGGACGAAGCGTGCCAGGAGAAAAGCAGCATCACTTGCTAGAGTCTTCCAGAGGTCTGAAAATGCCTCCTTCCATTTTGGCGGATTGGGTGTTGGGTATGCATTTGCTGGAAACTCAGCTGCACAAGATACAAATTTTGCTGGTGATGCTACGATAGCAGTGTCCATTTCGGTACCTGTATTATAG
- the LOC140964900 gene encoding BES1/BZR1 homolog protein 4-like translates to MTSGSRMSSWKERDNNKRRERRRRAIAAKIFAGLRMYGNYKLPKHCDNNEVLKALCHEAGWIVGEDGTTYRKGCKPIGSAVVSACTSNQPSPRTSVNPSPVLSAFASPVSNHCNYNGSNTVDPNSLIPWLKNLSSGSRPVPSKFTHHLYIAGGSLSAPVSPPLSSPTVRTPRMKDDPTSGSFLPGLHHPFLPYSTTHSPGTQTPPDSGWLSGVQTPQDGPSSLTFSLVSPNPFTFKEPLSNGGSCMWTPGQSGTCSPIVAQGIDRTADVPMSDVSAEFAFGSNNTTGVVKAWEGERIHDECVPDDLELTLGNAGTR, encoded by the exons ATGACGTCGGGAAGCCGGATGTCGTCGTGGAAGGAGAGAGATAACAACAAGCGCAGAGAGAGGCGCCGCCGTGCCATCGCCGCCAAGATCTTTGCTGGATTGAGGATGTACGGGAATTACAAGCTACCCAAGCACTGCGACAACAATGAGGTCTTGAAAGCACTCTGCCACGAAGCTGGTTGGATCGTTGGAGAAGATGGTACCACGTACAGAAAG GGTTGCAAGCCCATTGGTTCAGCAGTGGTGAGCGCTTGCACGTCAAATCAACCAAGCCCCAGAACCTCTGTTAATCCAAGCCCTGTATTGTCTGCCTTTGCTAGCCCAGTCTCGAACCATTGTAACTACAATGGCAGTAACACGGTTGATCCTAATTCCCTTATCCCATGGCTAAAAAACTTATCATCTGGCTCTCGACCTGTTCCATCTAAGTTTACCCATCATCTTTACATAGCCGGTGGTTCGTTAAGTGCACCAGTCTCCCCTCCATTAAGCTCACCGACGGTTCGTACTCCTAGAATGAAGGATGATCCAACATCTGGTTCTTTCTTGCCTGGGCTGCACCACCCCTTCCTGCCATATTCTACAACACACAGTCCTGGTACTCAAACTCCACCTGATTCAGGATGGCTTTCTGGTGTCCAAACTCCTCAAGACGGGCCCTCGTCTCTAACATTCAGCCTTGTCTCACCTAATCCTTTCACTTTCAAGGAACCGTTGTCGAATGGGGGGTCTTGTATGTGGACTCCTGGACAAAGTGGAACTTGTTCTCCTATTGTTGCACAAGGGATTGACCGGACAGCTGATGTTCCGATGTCTGATGTTTCTGCTGAGTTTGCATTTGGAAGCAATAATACCACGGGAGTGGTAAAAGCATGGGAAGGAGAAAGAATTCACGATGAATGTGTTCCTGATGATCTTGAACTTACTCTTGGTAATGCTGGTACCAGGTGA